The proteins below come from a single Phalacrocorax aristotelis chromosome 24, bGulAri2.1, whole genome shotgun sequence genomic window:
- the PRNP gene encoding major prion protein homolog yields the protein MARLLVTCCLVALLLSAWTDVALSKKSKGKPSGGGWGMGSHRQPSYPRQPGYPQNPGYPHNPGYPHNPGYPHNPGWGQGYNPSSGGSYHNQKPWKPPKSKTNFKHVAGAAAAGAVVGGLGGYAMGRVMSGMHYHFDSPDEYRWWNANADRYPNRVYYRDYSSPVTQDVFVADCFNITVTEYNIGPAAKKNVSEAGQVANQTETEMETKVVTKVIREMCVQQYREYRLASGNRLHLADVSLATLLLLTLFAMH from the coding sequence ATGGCCAGGCTCCTCGTCACCTGCTGCCTGGTGGCCCTGCTCCTCAGCGCCTGGACCGATGTTGCCTTGTCCAAGAAGAGCAAAGGCAAGCCCAGCGGGGGTGGCTGGGGCATGGGGAGCCACCGCCAGCCCAGCTACCCCCGCCAGCCCGGCTACCCGCAAAACCCCGGCTACCCCCATAACCCCGGCTACCCCCACAACCCCGGCTACCCCCACAACCCGGGGTGGGGACAGGGTTACAACCCATCCAGCGGAGGAAGCTACCACAACCAAAAGCCATGGAAACCCCCCAAATCCAAGACCAACTTCAAGCACGTGGccggggcggcagcggcgggcgcTGTGGTGGGAGGTTTGGGGGGCTACGCCATGGGACGTGTCATGTCGGGGATGCACTATCACTTCGACAGCCCCGATGAGTACCGGTGGTGGAACGCAAACGCGGACCGTTACCCCAACCGGGTTTACTACCGGGATTACAGCAGCCCCGTCACACAGGACGTCTTCGTTGCCGACTGCTTTAACATCACGGTGACCGAATACAACATCGGACCCGCTGCCAAGAAGAACGTGTCGGAGGCTGGTCAAGTGGCGAACCAAACAGAGACGGAGATGGAGACCAAGGTGGTGACGAAGGTGATCCGGGAGATGTGCGTCCAGCAGTATCGCGAGTACCGCCTGGCCTCCGGCAACCGGCTGCACCTTGCTGACGTCTCCCTCGccactctcctcctcctcaccctctTTGCCATGCACTGA
- the PROM2 gene encoding prominin-2, whose translation MRAAGLLLAWALLRPAGTQQCHLAGPGGVLRFTDTHAEIRVPALHRVPSSLDPLYGLVRRCLDLIQQNPLPTELLRAALNDPSSVQTSQVVQYELGYVVCAVVALLFTVAMPVAGMCFCYCRSRRRCGGRLRAHRRSLGCRRRCLLTCLSLTSLVILTSVICAFITSQRVKGQMEPGLGAVPATLRTLRQHIANVPQGVQMVVDQFEVPRQQILSDLGGLSRSVGLSIHAQLKAMTYAALADLQDRAGDLQTSLHHLQILDKTVRALASARAELEPALQERRRRVVTLLDDPRCTSCASILGRAQSLELGADYSKVPSVEKVLKALAGLPRSDFAEMIRQGNGTFNSIPELAVERMAQVIQDLRDEMARVTEKVQSIANSFPLPDYTRPVSEALVKAEDRSQPYLREVERFEQYRWIAGTVLCSIVLLILACNVTGMALGVYGLSKREDPSDYECRGEAGAKLLLVGVGLAFLFSWLLILLVFTTFLVGGNIQTLVCRNWVNQEIYKFVDTPGNLPPSMNLTRQLNLRRDSNLSATYRECKTGAGLWEVLQLERSYDLDEHLKTPKYTADFQKRLGDFTARLGDVRLLRSEGRQDLETFAHSGVDEVDYRRFQEEMKNPVVQTSLRGLARSLEGLQKMQRNGTVAGRLAAEAQALWQMQNSTVQSQEALVAKLGESVQFLSRLAPQLQERVKTTLATMASVEAQLPAQAQQILRQEIGCFTRKELRYFTQYLNWVGQTLREDVASCQPLATALDNGRVILCDRIADPWNAFWFSLGCCTFFLVPNIIFAVRLTKHFRPIRNRLISTGSEETCPFHIPRVTALKL comes from the exons ATGCGAGCAGCCGGGTTGCTGCTGGCTTGGGCGCTGCTGCGTCCTGCCGGCACCCAGCAATGCCATCTCGCCGGCCCCGGCGGCGTCCTCCGTTTCACCGACACGCACGCTGAGATTCGGGTGCCAGCGCTGCACCGGGTACCCAGCTCACTCGATCCCCTCTACGGCCTCGTCCGGCGCTGCCTGGACCTCATCCAGCAAAACCCCCTGCCCACAG AGCTGCTCAGAGCGGCCCTGAACGACCCCAGCTCGGTGCAGACCTCGCAG GTGGTGCAGTATGAGCTGGGCTACGTTGTCTGTGCCGTGGTGGCTCTGCTCTTCACTGTGGCCATGCCGGTGGCCGGGATGTGCTTCTGCTACTGCCGGAGCCGCCGGCGGTGCGGGGGCCGCCTGCGTGCCCACCGGCGCTCACtgggctgccgccgccgctgcctgCTGACATGCCTGTCCCTCACCTCCCTCGTCATCCT GACCAGCGTCATCTGCGCCTTCATCACCAGCCAGCGGGTGAAGGGGCAGATggagccggggctgggggccgtGCCGGCCACACTGCGCACCCTGCGGCAGCACATCGCCAATGTCCCCCAG GGGGTGCAGATGGTGGTAGACCAGTTCGAGGTCCCCCGACAGCAGATACTCTCGGATCTGGGTG GGCTCAGCCGGAGCGTGGGGCTCTCCATCCACGCGCAGCTGAAGGCGATGACCTACGCGGCGCTGGCGGACCTGCAGGACAGGGCTGGAG ACCTACAGACCTCGCTGCACCATTTACAGATTCTCGACAAGACGGTGCGGGCGCTGGCGTCGGCGCGGGCCGAGCTGGAGCCGGCGCTGCAGGAACGGCGGCGGCGTGTGGTCACGCTGCTGGACGACCCGCGCTGCACCTCCTGCGCCAGCATCCTGGGCAGGGCACAGAGCCTGGAGCTGGGTGCCGACTACAGCAAG GTGCCATCGGTGGAGAAGGTTTTGAAGGCTCTGGCTGGTCTGCCCCGAAGTGACTTTGCAGAGATGATTCGCCAG GGCAATGGCACCTTCAACTCCATCCCAGAGCTGGCTGTGGAGAGGATGGCACAGGTCATCCAGG ATCTGCGAGATGAGATGGCCCGCGTGACGGAGAAGGTGCAGTCCATTGCCAACAGCTTCCCCCTCCCCGACTACACCAGGCCCGTCAGCGAAGCCCTGGTGAAGGCGGAGGACAGAAGCCAGCCGTACCTCCGGGAGGTGGAGCGCTTCGAGCAGTACAG GTGGATCGCGGGCACGGTGCTGTGCTCTATCGTCCTCCTCATCCTTGCCTGCAACGTGACAGGGATGGCCCTGGGGGTGTACGGTCTCTCCAAACGGGAGGACCCGAGCGACTACGAGTGCCGAGGAGAAGCTGGAGCCAAGCTTCTCCTGGT CGGCGTGGGCCTGGCTTTCCTGTTCTCCTGGCTCCTCATCCTCCTGGTTTTCACCACCTTCCTGGTTGGGGGCAACATCCAGACGCTGGTTTGCAGGAATTGGGTCAACCAGGAGATCTATAAG TTTGTCGACACCCCCGGGAACCTGCCTCCATCCATGAACCTCACCCGCCAGCTCAACCTCAGGAGGGACTCCAACCTCAGTGCCACGTACCG GGAGTGCAAGAccggtgcagggctgtgggaggtGCTGCAGCTTGAGAGGTCCTATGACCTGGATGAGCATCTAAAAACCCCCAAG TACACGGCTGATTTCCAAAAACGCCTGGGTGACTTCACGGCACGCCTGGGCGATGTGCGACTCCTCCGCAGCGAGGGCAGGCAGGACCTGGAGACCTTCGCCCACAGCGGTGTGGACGAGGTGGACTACAGGCGTTTCCAGGAGGAG ATGAAAAACCCCGTGGTGCAAACCAGCCTCCGCGGCTTGGCAAGGAGCCTTGAGGGgctgcagaaaatgcag AGGAATGGCACGGTGGCGGGGCGGCTGGCCGCCGAGGCCCAGGCCCTGTGGCAGATGCAAAACTCCACGGTGCAATCGCAGGAGGCTTTGGTG gcaaagctgggggaaagcGTCCAGTTCCTCTCCCGCTTGGCACCACAACTTCAG GAGCGAGTGAAGACGACACTGGCCACCATGGCTTCAGtggaagcccagctgcctgcgCAAGCCCAGCAGATCCTCCGGCAG GAGATTGGCTGCTTCACGAGGAAGGAGCTGCGGTACTTCACGCAGTACCTGAACTGGGTTGGGCAGACG CTGAGGGAGGACGTGGCTTCGTGCCAGCCACTTGCCACGGCCCTGGACAATGGGCGGGTGATCCTGTGTGACCGTATCGCTGACCCGTGG AACGCGTTCTGGTTCAGCCTGGGATGCTGCACCTTCTTCCTCGTCCCCAACATCATCTTTGCCGTCAGGCTCACCAAACACTTCCGCCCCATCCGCAACCGGCTCAT cTCTACAGGTTCAGAGGAGACCTGTCCCTTCCACATCCCCCGTGTCACGGCACTCAAGCTCTAA